From the genome of Streptomyces sp. NBC_00659, one region includes:
- a CDS encoding FG-GAP-like repeat-containing protein — MGRRALVRCATAAAVSFTLALGLSPLTAGVAQGEPVTGEVVVPATTSLVPRTGLLSAGPSGFLRYEEGRGQLWTTYDGVDTVVDASGTDAYGVTSAGAGSDVVARFDSSARTVTLRNMTSGQVGTVALPDGHFYFSTLGSTVVTTTGTPGDSRWHLLDARDDGSVSDRAVEGVPSGVYTQSAAGLGDAHGQVVRYRKGDDEVTGWLDVAQARFTALPYEVLPWYDMVALSPTHLVWCYDGVLHVASRQNPDATVRTVRVGDISQVLGLVGDTVIVARYDSSLGRSGTDRAVSRVEAVPLDGSAPRTLMARTSVRAMATPDGGLLVPGGADTDHWGVSLVEAAPGGGVTVRRIADAYPRKAAHTVSQLTFSQGRLTTLELDPVGDWTYLHTRETGVAGSPTAGTRTTRGRITMENYAQGRPRLLDTGDGRTVISGYGTSTAQQPQLLGAGQSLPGTRIDSSRSYQTATAANGRFAALARPYDSNGVTETRIVDVDSGHTVFTTTESVRAIWGTTVWVMSGNDSVVPYDLPTGKQGEPVWFGRGCLLNDFQAVSRWLLWNCVLDSEGQGVYDTVTKRNLTLVSGGSWEQAQLGDGFVATVASGQLKVIDVRGGTPVAHTAGAFEGNAWDVDPYTGVIAQLRSDNSIRLTASDVPVSALVQRDATVAASVDVKGGATQWGPKWWLNKPAASWKLEIGDKAGTAVRALSGGPARGVVDPAWNGKDGSGRLVPNGAYTWKLTVTPADGQGSALTRTGSVKVTGAAAVRRDFVGSDGSGELVTLNSSGGLTYQYGTGKGTFTGKVSGSGWPTTVKAVPFGDLSGDRCNDMLVRFSSGSLRAYRPACGAAVTPSTAYTSLGTGWNQYDVLTSPGDVSGDGRADLIARQSSTGDVYLYKATSTGTFSARVKVASKWTGYKKVVGAGDLDGDGHGDLLAQDKSNELWRYDGTATGTFKARVKVFNDWGSSYNVVVGVGDVTGDGRADLVSRDTAGTVWRNDGNGKGSFGGRTKTATGWQGYKGLF; from the coding sequence CGCGGCCAGCTGTGGACGACGTACGACGGTGTCGACACCGTCGTCGACGCCTCGGGCACGGACGCGTACGGCGTCACGAGTGCCGGCGCGGGTTCGGACGTCGTCGCCCGCTTCGACAGCTCCGCCCGGACCGTGACGCTGCGGAACATGACGTCGGGTCAGGTCGGCACGGTGGCGCTGCCCGACGGACACTTCTACTTCAGCACGCTCGGGTCGACGGTCGTCACGACGACGGGTACCCCGGGCGACTCCCGGTGGCATCTGCTGGACGCCCGCGACGACGGCTCCGTCTCCGACCGCGCGGTGGAGGGCGTCCCCTCCGGTGTCTACACGCAGTCCGCCGCCGGTCTGGGCGACGCGCACGGGCAGGTCGTGCGGTACCGCAAGGGCGACGACGAGGTCACCGGGTGGCTCGACGTCGCGCAGGCGCGCTTCACCGCCCTGCCGTACGAGGTGCTGCCGTGGTACGACATGGTCGCGCTCAGCCCCACCCACCTGGTGTGGTGCTACGACGGTGTCCTGCACGTCGCCTCCCGCCAGAACCCGGACGCCACCGTGCGGACCGTGCGCGTCGGCGACATCTCGCAGGTGCTGGGCCTGGTCGGCGACACCGTGATCGTGGCCCGGTACGACTCCTCCCTGGGCAGGTCCGGCACCGACCGCGCGGTCTCACGGGTCGAGGCCGTCCCCCTCGACGGCTCCGCTCCGCGGACGCTGATGGCCAGGACGTCGGTGCGGGCCATGGCGACTCCGGACGGCGGGCTCCTCGTACCGGGCGGCGCCGACACGGACCACTGGGGCGTCTCCCTCGTCGAGGCCGCCCCGGGCGGCGGGGTCACCGTGCGCCGGATCGCGGACGCGTACCCCCGCAAGGCCGCCCACACGGTCTCCCAGCTGACCTTCTCCCAGGGGCGGCTGACCACCCTGGAGCTGGACCCCGTGGGCGACTGGACGTATCTCCACACCCGTGAGACGGGGGTGGCCGGCTCCCCCACGGCGGGAACGCGCACCACCCGTGGCCGGATCACCATGGAGAACTACGCGCAGGGCCGCCCTCGTCTCCTCGACACCGGCGACGGCCGCACCGTCATCTCCGGTTACGGCACGAGCACCGCCCAGCAGCCCCAGCTCCTCGGGGCCGGCCAGTCGCTGCCCGGCACCCGGATCGACAGCTCCCGCAGCTATCAGACCGCGACCGCCGCGAACGGCCGCTTCGCCGCCCTGGCCAGGCCGTACGACAGCAACGGGGTGACCGAGACCCGGATCGTCGACGTCGACTCCGGACACACGGTGTTCACCACGACGGAGAGCGTGCGGGCGATCTGGGGCACCACCGTGTGGGTGATGTCCGGCAACGACAGCGTGGTCCCCTACGACCTGCCGACCGGCAAGCAGGGCGAGCCGGTGTGGTTCGGGCGCGGCTGCCTGCTGAACGACTTCCAGGCGGTCAGCCGGTGGCTGCTGTGGAACTGCGTGCTCGACTCGGAGGGCCAGGGCGTCTACGACACCGTCACCAAGCGGAATCTGACGCTGGTGTCGGGCGGCAGCTGGGAGCAGGCGCAGCTCGGCGACGGCTTCGTCGCGACGGTCGCGTCCGGACAGCTCAAGGTGATCGACGTGCGCGGCGGAACGCCCGTGGCGCACACCGCCGGGGCGTTCGAGGGCAACGCCTGGGACGTCGACCCGTACACCGGTGTGATCGCCCAGCTCCGCTCCGACAACAGCATCCGTCTGACCGCCAGTGACGTCCCCGTCTCGGCGCTCGTCCAGCGCGACGCCACCGTCGCCGCCTCGGTCGACGTCAAGGGCGGCGCCACGCAGTGGGGCCCGAAGTGGTGGCTGAACAAGCCCGCGGCCTCCTGGAAGCTCGAGATCGGCGACAAGGCCGGTACGGCCGTGCGGGCGCTCTCCGGCGGTCCGGCCCGCGGTGTGGTGGACCCGGCCTGGAACGGCAAGGACGGCTCCGGCCGGCTGGTGCCCAACGGCGCCTACACCTGGAAGCTGACCGTCACCCCCGCGGACGGGCAGGGCTCGGCACTGACGAGGACGGGTTCGGTCAAGGTCACCGGAGCCGCCGCGGTCCGCCGCGACTTCGTCGGGTCGGACGGCTCCGGCGAGCTGGTGACGCTCAACAGCTCGGGCGGGCTGACGTACCAGTACGGGACGGGCAAGGGAACGTTCACCGGCAAGGTGTCGGGCTCCGGGTGGCCGACCACGGTGAAGGCGGTGCCCTTCGGCGACCTGAGCGGTGACCGCTGCAACGACATGCTCGTACGGTTCAGCAGCGGCTCGCTGCGCGCCTACCGGCCCGCGTGCGGGGCGGCGGTGACGCCGTCCACCGCGTACACCTCGCTGGGCACGGGCTGGAACCAGTACGACGTGCTGACCTCGCCCGGGGACGTCAGCGGCGACGGCCGGGCCGACCTGATCGCCCGCCAGTCCTCGACCGGCGACGTCTACCTCTACAAGGCGACGAGCACGGGCACGTTCTCCGCCCGGGTGAAGGTCGCGTCCAAGTGGACGGGGTACAAGAAGGTCGTGGGCGCGGGTGACCTCGACGGCGACGGTCACGGTGACCTGCTGGCCCAGGACAAGTCGAACGAGCTGTGGCGCTACGACGGCACGGCGACCGGCACGTTCAAGGCCCGCGTGAAGGTCTTCAACGACTGGGGTTCGTCGTACAACGTGGTCGTGGGCGTCGGCGACGTCACCGGCGACGGCCGGGCCGACCTCGTCTCCCGCGACACCGCCGGCACCGTCTGGCGCAACGACGGCAACGGCAAGGGCTCCTTCGGCGGCCGTACGAAGACCGCCACCGGCTGGCAGGGGTACAAGGGCCTGTTCTGA
- the ctaD gene encoding aa3-type cytochrome oxidase subunit I has protein sequence MSGRPGGTSAEGPVRASWVDWLTTTDHKRIGTLYLVTAFVFFGVGGVMALLMRAELARPGLQIMSNEQFNQAFTMHGSIMLLMFAMPLFTGFANWIMPLQIGAPDVAFPRLNMLAYWLFLFGSSIAAFGFLTPDGAADFGWFLYAPLSDAVHSPGLGADMWIMGVALSGFGSILGAVNFITTIVCMRAPGLTMFRMPIFTWNVLLTALLVLIVFPVLAAALFALECDRKFGSHVFDPANGGALLWQHLFWFFGHPEVYILALPFFGIVSEVIPVFSRKPMFGYMGLVGATIAIAGLSVTVWAHHMYVTGGVLLPFFSFMTMLIAVPTGVKFFNWIGTMWKGSLSFETPMLWTTGFLVTFVFGGLTGVILASPPLDFHVSDSYFVVAHFHYTVFGTVVYAMFAGFHFWWPKMTGRMLDERLGKITFWTLTAGFHLTFLVQHWLGVEGMPRRYADYLASDGFTALNTLSTIGSFLLGLSVLPFLYNVWKTAKYGEKVEVDDPWGYGRSLEWATSCPPPRHNFASLPRIRSESPAFDLHHPEIAAAEAVN, from the coding sequence GTGTCCGGGCGGCCCGGCGGAACGTCCGCCGAGGGGCCCGTCCGCGCCTCGTGGGTGGACTGGCTGACGACCACCGACCACAAGAGGATCGGGACGCTGTACCTGGTCACGGCGTTCGTGTTTTTCGGCGTCGGCGGTGTCATGGCGCTGCTGATGCGCGCCGAACTGGCCCGGCCCGGACTGCAGATCATGTCGAACGAGCAGTTCAACCAGGCGTTCACGATGCACGGCTCGATCATGCTGCTCATGTTCGCGATGCCGCTGTTCACCGGCTTCGCCAACTGGATCATGCCGCTGCAGATCGGCGCGCCCGACGTGGCCTTCCCCCGGCTGAACATGCTGGCCTACTGGCTGTTCCTGTTCGGGTCGTCCATCGCCGCCTTCGGCTTCCTCACCCCGGACGGCGCCGCCGACTTCGGGTGGTTCCTGTACGCGCCGCTGTCCGACGCCGTCCACTCGCCGGGGCTCGGCGCCGACATGTGGATCATGGGTGTCGCACTGTCGGGCTTCGGCAGCATCCTCGGCGCGGTCAACTTCATCACCACCATCGTCTGCATGCGGGCCCCCGGTCTGACCATGTTCCGCATGCCGATCTTCACCTGGAACGTGCTGCTGACCGCCTTGCTGGTCCTGATCGTCTTCCCGGTGCTGGCGGCGGCCCTGTTCGCGCTGGAGTGCGACCGCAAGTTCGGCAGCCACGTCTTCGACCCCGCGAACGGCGGCGCGCTGCTCTGGCAGCACCTGTTCTGGTTCTTCGGCCATCCCGAGGTCTACATCCTGGCGCTGCCGTTCTTCGGCATCGTCTCCGAGGTGATCCCGGTCTTCTCCCGCAAGCCGATGTTCGGCTACATGGGCCTGGTGGGCGCCACCATCGCCATTGCGGGCCTGTCGGTGACGGTGTGGGCGCACCACATGTATGTCACCGGTGGTGTGCTGCTGCCCTTCTTCTCCTTCATGACCATGCTGATCGCGGTACCGACGGGGGTGAAGTTCTTCAACTGGATCGGCACCATGTGGAAGGGCAGTCTGTCCTTCGAGACACCGATGCTGTGGACCACGGGCTTCCTGGTCACGTTCGTCTTCGGCGGTCTGACCGGCGTCATCCTGGCGTCACCGCCGCTGGACTTCCATGTCTCCGACTCGTACTTCGTCGTGGCGCACTTCCACTACACGGTCTTCGGCACGGTCGTCTACGCGATGTTCGCCGGATTCCACTTCTGGTGGCCGAAGATGACGGGCCGGATGCTCGACGAGCGCCTCGGCAAGATCACCTTCTGGACCCTGACCGCCGGCTTCCACCTCACCTTCCTCGTCCAGCACTGGCTGGGCGTCGAGGGCATGCCGCGCCGCTACGCCGACTACCTCGCCTCCGACGGCTTCACGGCCCTCAACACCCTTTCCACGATCGGGTCGTTCCTGCTGGGCCTGTCGGTCCTGCCGTTCCTCTACAACGTGTGGAAGACGGCCAAGTACGGCGAGAAGGTCGAGGTCGACGACCCGTGGGGCTACGGCCGTTCGCTGGAGTGGGCGACCTCCTGCCCGCCGCCGCGGCACAACTTCGCCTCGCTGCCGCGGATCCGGTCCGAGTCCCCGGCCTTCGACCTGCACCACCCGGAGATCGCCGCGGCCGAGGCGGTGAACTGA
- a CDS encoding IS607 family transposase, translated as MNLTEWAKAQGVHPQTARRWFRDGTLPVPAERVGPRTILVNIEANQVADVVRGVGLYARVSSHDQKADLARQTARLVEWAAKAGHRVVRAESEIASGMNGGRAKVRRLLADPAVTTVVVEHKDRLGWMNTELVEAALAAHGRRLVILDDGEVEDDLVRDMTEVLTSFCARLYGRRSAGNRARKALEAAAK; from the coding sequence GTGAATCTGACCGAGTGGGCGAAGGCTCAGGGCGTCCATCCGCAGACGGCGCGCCGCTGGTTCCGTGATGGAACGCTGCCGGTGCCTGCGGAGCGGGTGGGCCCGCGCACGATCCTGGTGAACATCGAGGCCAACCAGGTCGCCGATGTCGTCAGGGGCGTGGGCCTGTACGCCCGGGTCTCCTCCCACGACCAGAAGGCCGACCTGGCGCGGCAGACCGCGCGGCTGGTGGAGTGGGCGGCGAAGGCGGGGCACCGGGTGGTGCGGGCCGAGTCGGAGATCGCCTCGGGCATGAACGGCGGGCGGGCGAAGGTCCGCCGACTGCTGGCCGACCCGGCCGTGACCACGGTGGTCGTCGAGCACAAGGACCGCCTGGGGTGGATGAACACCGAGCTCGTCGAGGCCGCACTGGCCGCGCATGGCCGTCGCCTCGTCATCCTCGATGACGGCGAGGTCGAAGATGACCTGGTCCGCGACATGACCGAGGTCCTGACCTCGTTCTGCGCCCGCTTGTACGGACGCCGCTCCGCGGGGAACCGCGCGCGGAAGGCGCTTGAGGCGGCCGCGAAGTGA
- a CDS encoding IS200/IS605 family accessory protein TnpB-related protein, which translates to MSERKKPLRAVQGPFVVQDRTGVAIRDRLKDLTPQDNEVLRLIGAHMGGLATADLALYSRAGFERTGQTWATRKQELTVRSSSRWAGAVTKGTHDQYSLARRGQFAYRDKLADGIRMLMHRLSLPVGEKGAKGRPGGYRSRAEWFHKSRRLHILKARLTKVEEDIATGQVHVVRGGKSLANNRHNLAAAGLTETGWRERWEAARWFLSADGESGKRFGNETIRVTPDGEVSVKLPRPLEYLANSPHGRYVLTSRVAFRYRGAEWAGRVAGNRAIAYEIHYDVAKSRWYLTASWKRAAVQAIALEAARAGGLIGVDTNADHFAAYRLDRHGNPVGDPQRFRYDLTGSADHRDAQLRHALSQLLRWATRTGVTAIAVEDLDFSDGKTRERFGRRKRFRQLIHGIPSGKVKARLVNMAAEHGLSLVAVDPAYTSKWGAEHWKTPP; encoded by the coding sequence GTGAGCGAGCGCAAGAAGCCGTTGCGTGCGGTCCAGGGCCCGTTCGTGGTCCAGGACCGTACGGGCGTCGCGATCCGCGACCGCCTCAAAGACCTCACACCGCAGGACAACGAGGTCCTGCGTCTCATCGGCGCCCACATGGGCGGCCTCGCCACCGCCGACCTCGCCCTGTACTCGCGGGCCGGCTTCGAGCGCACCGGCCAGACCTGGGCCACCCGCAAGCAGGAGCTGACTGTCAGGTCGTCGTCCCGCTGGGCCGGTGCCGTCACCAAGGGCACCCACGACCAGTACTCCCTGGCCCGGCGTGGCCAGTTCGCGTACCGGGACAAGCTCGCCGACGGCATCCGCATGCTCATGCACCGTCTGTCCCTCCCGGTCGGGGAGAAGGGTGCCAAAGGCAGGCCGGGCGGCTACCGGTCCAGGGCGGAGTGGTTCCACAAGTCCCGCCGTCTCCACATCCTCAAGGCCCGCCTCACAAAGGTGGAGGAGGACATCGCGACCGGGCAGGTGCACGTCGTGCGCGGCGGGAAGAGCCTCGCGAACAACCGGCACAACCTGGCCGCCGCCGGTCTTACCGAGACCGGGTGGCGGGAACGCTGGGAGGCCGCCCGCTGGTTCTTGAGCGCGGACGGCGAGTCGGGCAAGCGGTTCGGGAACGAAACGATCCGCGTCACCCCGGACGGCGAGGTCTCCGTCAAGCTGCCCAGGCCGCTGGAGTACCTGGCCAACAGCCCGCATGGCCGGTACGTCCTGACCAGCCGCGTCGCCTTCCGGTATCGGGGCGCGGAGTGGGCCGGCCGTGTCGCCGGGAACCGGGCGATCGCGTACGAGATCCACTACGACGTGGCCAAGAGCCGCTGGTATCTGACCGCCTCGTGGAAGCGCGCCGCCGTGCAGGCCATCGCCTTGGAAGCGGCGCGGGCGGGCGGGCTGATCGGCGTGGACACGAACGCCGACCACTTCGCCGCGTACCGCCTCGACCGGCACGGCAACCCGGTCGGCGACCCGCAGCGGTTCCGCTACGACCTGACCGGCAGTGCGGACCACCGCGACGCGCAGTTGCGGCACGCGCTCAGCCAGTTGCTGCGCTGGGCCACCCGGACCGGCGTCACCGCGATCGCTGTCGAAGACCTCGACTTCTCCGACGGCAAGACCCGCGAGAGGTTCGGTCGCCGCAAGCGGTTCCGGCAACTCATCCACGGCATCCCCAGCGGCAAGGTCAAGGCCCGGCTGGTGAACATGGCCGCCGAGCACGGCCTCTCCCTGGTCGCCGTCGACCCGGCGTACACCTCCAAGTGGGGCGCCGAGCACTGGAAGACCCCCCCCTGA